From a region of the Mauremys mutica isolate MM-2020 ecotype Southern chromosome 12, ASM2049712v1, whole genome shotgun sequence genome:
- the LOC123346849 gene encoding olfactory receptor 14A16-like — MAYDRYVAICQPLHYETMMNSRACIQMATGAWISGILYSLLHTGNTFALTFCGGNMVDQFFCEIPQLLKLTCSDSYMSEVGVIAFSTCLVLGCFIFIIVSYVQIFKSVLRIPSEQGRHKAHSTCLPHLTVVSLLVCTVVFAYLKPTSSSPSALDLVVALLYSVLQPIMNPVIYSMRHKEIKAALP, encoded by the coding sequence ATGGCGTATGaccgatatgtcgccatctgccaaccactgcactatgagacaATGATGAACAGCAGAGCTTGTATCCAAATGGCAACTGGTGCCTGGATCAGTGGGATTctctactctctgctacacactGGGAACACGTTTGCATTGACCTTCTGTGGAGGTAATatggtggatcagttcttctgtgaaatcccccagctacTTAAGCTCACCTGCTCTGACTCATATATGAGTGAAGTTGGGGTTATTGCCTTTAGTACATGTTTAGTCTTAGGCTGCTTTATTTTTATCATTGTGtcgtatgttcagatcttcaaatcAGTGCtcagaatcccctctgagcaagGCCGGCATAAAGCCCACTCCACCTGCCttcctcacctcactgtggtctccTTGCTTGTTTGCACTGTCGTCTTTGCCTACCtaaaacccacctccagctccccaTCTGCTCTGGATCTTGTGGTGGCTCTTCTCTATTCCGTATTGCAACCAATCATGAATCCAGTTATCTACAGCATGAGACacaaggagatcaaagctgccctgccctga
- the LOC123346850 gene encoding olfactory receptor 6M1-like, which yields MFWPRNLGWRTSYQRNTISFYGCLAQSYFYFLLGISENVLLAMMSCDQYVTIYYPLNYSTIMNRKVCVWLVMGSWMRGFVSILVPTIIKLELPCCGPNIINHIFCYHAPLLYLACAIIRLVEFINFIISLFVLLGSLLLMVISYMYIICTIIRIPSGREKDFSTCASHFTVVTIGYSTSISISIRHSQVPSLCGLSPVWY from the coding sequence ATGTTCTGGCCAAGAAATCTAGGCTGGAGAACTTCCTATCAGAGGAATACCATCTCTTTTTATGGCTGCCTGGCTCAGTCTTACTTCTATTTCCTGCTGGGCATTTCAGAGAATGTCTTGTTGGCCATGATGTCCTGCGATCAATATGTGACCATATATTACCCACTGAACTATAGCACCATCATGAATAGAAAGGTCTGCGTCTGGTTGGTGATGGGATCATGGATGCGGGGATTCGTCTCCATCTTGGTCCCTACCATAATCAAACTTGAATTGCCCTGCTGTGGCCCCAATATCATCAACCATATCTTCTGCTACCATGCCCCCTTGTTATACCTCGCCTGTGCCATCATCCGGCTGGTGGAATTCATCAACTTCATCATCTCGCTATTTGTGTTGCTAGGCTCCCTGCTGCTGATGGTCATCTCCTACATGTATATTATCTGCACCATCATCCGTATCCCATCTGGCAGGGAGAAAGATTTCTCCACCTGTGCGTCTCATTTCACTGTGGTTACCATTGGctacagcacctccatctccatctccattAGGCACTCGCAAGTCCCCTCTTTGTGTGGCTTGTCCCCTGTCTGGTACTGA
- the LOC123345679 gene encoding olfactory receptor 49-like, which translates to MQNQTTVNEFILIIFLYPRHLECLIALGFLASYLLILSGNIMIIAIILLPHHLHSPMHFFLWNLSCLEILITSSVLPKVIASFLTGDRSISYVACITQCFFYFLLGCSEFVLLAVMSYDRYVAICNPLRCSMVMNAQLCFQLVVGSWATGFLATIIPTILVITLPFCNANQIDQLFCDGLALVKLSCVDMSFVELLSFMTSSAILLGSLILTVVSYTYIVATIFKITSHSGRNKAFSTCSSHFIIITVGYSSCIFMYVQPSGSDISVNKLVALLNTVVTPLMSPFIFSMRNQQMKDSLRAALKRSMNFSRKHINF; encoded by the coding sequence ATGCAGAACCAAACCACCGTGAACGAATTCATCCTCATTATCTTCCTCTACCCCCGCCATCTGGAATGCCTCATTGCTCTTGGCTTCCTGGCCTCTTACTTGCTGATCTTGTCTGGCAATATCATGATCATCGCCATCATCCTCTTACCCCATCACCTCCACAGCCCCATGCACTTCTTCCTCTGGAACCTCTCCTGTCTGGAGATCCTTATTACATCTTCTGTCCTACCCAAGGTGATTGCCAGCTTTCTGACGGGTGACAGGTCCATCTCCTACGTGGCTTGTATCACTCAGTGCTTCTTCTACTTCCTTCTGGGCTGCAGTGAGTTTGTCCTGCTGGCCGTTATGTCCTATGaccgctatgtggccatctgcaacCCACTGCGCTGCAGCATGGTCATGAATGCTCAGCTCTGCTTCCAGCTTGTGGTGGGGTCGTGGGCAACGGGGTTCCTGGCCACCATCATCCCCACCATCCTGGTCATCACCCTGCCCTTCTGCAATGCAAACCAGATTGACCAACTCTTCTGCGACGGCTTGGCCTTGGTCAAGCTGTCCTGTGTGGACATGAGCTTTGTGGAGCTGCTGAGTTTCATGACCTCCTCCGCCATCCTGCTGGGCTCTTTGATCCTGACGGTGGTGTCCTACACTTATATTGTTGCCACCATCTTCAAAATAACATCCCACTCAGGACGCAACAAGgctttctccacctgctcctcccacttcATCATCATCACCGTGGGCTATAGCAGCTGCATCTTCATGTATGTCCAGCCTTCAGGCAGCGACATCTCGGTCAACAAGCTGGTGGCCCTGCTCAACACAGTGGTGACCCCTCTCATGAGCCCCTTCATCTTCAGCATGAGGAACCAGCAGATGAAAGATTCCTTGAGGGCAGCCTTGAAGAGAAGCATGAACTTCTCAAGGaagcatattaacttctga